In Apium graveolens cultivar Ventura chromosome 10, ASM990537v1, whole genome shotgun sequence, the following are encoded in one genomic region:
- the LOC141693678 gene encoding 65-kDa microtubule-associated protein 3-like isoform X1 codes for MFTNNNQFLQKETSQTTCDSLLSELQTIWDEVGESSSERDKMLVQLEQECLEAYKRRVDQASHNRNLMRQAVAESRAELAIICSAIGERMTPIKKFVQGTGSLKRELEAIMPELKEMRKRKVERLNQFAEVVDKIYNISKELYISDKDYSDIKVMDESDLSLKTLDGLKSQLHDLEKEKSDRLKLVLDLLNTLNSLCVVLGVDFQQTVRDVQLTLDDSSSKNYSVDTVERLSTAVSNFKEVKIQRLQKLQDLAATMVDLWSLMDTPFEEQERFHSVTKHIAASVDEINEPNILSPDFISFAEAEVLRLQQIKSCKMKEVICKKRLDLEDRCRKAHMIAEANNAANYSVEAIASGTVDPSYLLEQIELQISKVKEEAFSRKDILEKVDKWLAACEEECWLEEYNRDDNRYNSGRGTHLVLRRAEEARVVVNKIPAMVEALLLKIRAWELDRRTEFLYDGVPLTSMLEQYNTLRQEKEQDRQRQRDQKKLHRQLLAKQEVLFGSKPSPVTSGNKGSRTNTREAMNKRCSHVGDIQQTPMGRTAKSSQTVTSSYSAKQHSLQNQPSGGYGASSSGKRSLRVTSLLDAQHPSIASNARETRTTREPLSPANSSILSANSAANIQFESIPQCVVLDRTPPSKKIPLAISQKSDSSINENKTPEKMPIPVPTTPSTLSVAMRTAATPATPFLHIDQETECSFEERRAGVVLSETSKAH; via the exons ATGTTCACCAATAATAATCAGTTCCTACAGAAGGAAACAAGTCAAACTACGTGTGATTCTCTATTATCAGAGCTGCAG ACAATTTGGGATGAAGTTGGGGAGTCTTCCAGTGAGAGGGACAAAATGCTCGTTCAACTTGAACAAGAGTGTCTAGAAGCATATAAAAGAAGAGTGGATCAAGCAAGCCATAACAGAAATCTTATGCGGCAAGCAGTTGCTGAATCCAGAGCCGAACTTGCTATCATCTGTTCTGCAATTGGGGAGAGAATGACACCAATAAAAAAG TTTGTGCAAGGTACTGGGAGCTTGAAGAGAGAACTGGAAGCAATCATGCCTGAACTAAAGGAGATGCGGAAGAGGAAAGTTGAGAGGTTGAATCAGTTTGCTGAAGTTGTGGATAAAATTTATAATATCTCAAAAGAGCTGTATATATCCGATAAAGATTACTCAGATATTAAGGTCATGGATGAGAGTGATTTGTCCTTGAAAACATTGGATGGGTTAAAGAGTCAGTTACATGACCTAGAGAAGGAGAAG AGTGACCGTTTGAAGCTGGTACTGGACCTGTTGAATACTTTGAATTCATTATGCGTGGTGCTTGGTGTGGATTTCCAACAGACAGTCAGAGACGTCCAGCTCACTCTTGATGATTCAAGCTCGAAAAATTACAGTGTTGATACAGTTGAGAGATTGTCTACTGCAGTATCTAACTTTAAAGAAGTGAAAATACAAAGATTGCAAAAG CTTCAAGATCTAGCTGCAACTATGGTTGATTTGTGGAGTTTGATGGATACTCCATTTGAAGAACAAGAAAGGTTTCACAGTGTTACAAAACATATAGCTGCCTCGGTTGATGAAATTAACGAGCCTAATATTCTCTCTCCAGACTTCATCAGCTTC GCTGAGGCTGAAGTGCTGAGGCTACAGCAGATAAAGTCATGCAAAATGAAAGAAGTTATTTGTAAAAAGAGGTTAGACTTGGAAGACCGTTGCAGGAAGGCACACATGATTGCAGAAGCAAATAATGCAGCAAATTACTCAGTTGAGGCTATAGCGTCTG GAACCGTTGATCCTTCATACCTTCTTGAACAAATTGAGCTTCAAATCTCAAAGGTTAAAGAAGAAGCTTTTAGCAGGAAAGACATACTTGAGAAGGTTGATAAGTGGTTGGCGGCATGCGAAGAGGAGTGCTGGCTGGAGGAGTATAATAGG GATGACAATCGTTATAATTCTGGAAGAGGTACTCATCTTGTTTTAAGGCGTGCTGAAGAAGCTCGAGTCGTCGTGAATAAAATTCCAG CAATGGTGGAAGCGTTACTCTTGAAAATAAGAGCTTGGGAACTAGATAGGAGAACTGAGTTTTTATATGATGGG GTACCCCTTACTTCTATGCTCGAACAGTACAACACCTTAAGGCAAGAGAAAGAGCAAGATCGTCAAAGACAAAGG GATCAGAAAAAGCTTCATAGACAGCTACTAGCAAAGCAGGAAGTACTTTTTGGTTCAAAACCAAGTCCAGTAACAAGTGGAAATAAGGGTTCTAGAACAAATACAAGAGAAGCAATGAACAAAAGGTGCTCGCATGTAGGAGACATTCAGCAAACACCTATGGGGAGGACTGCTAAATCTTCTCAAACCGTCACGAGTAGTTACTCAGCGAAACAGCATTCTCTGCAAAACCAACCAAGTGGTGGCTATGGGGCTTCATCTTCTG gTAAGAGAAGCTTGCGTGTTACCAGTCTCCTAGATGCACAACATCCTTCAATTGCTTCTAATGCACGTGAAACTCGAACCACTCGGGAGCCACTCTCTCCTGCAAATTCTTCCATTTTATCTGCAAATTCTGCTGCTAATATTCAATTTGAGAGCATTCCACAGTGTGTGGTTCTTGATAGAACACCTCCAAGTAAAAAAATTCCATTGGCCATTTCGCAGAAGAGTGATTCCTCTATTAATGAGAATAAAACTCCAGAGAAGATGCCTATTCCCGTGCCCACAACTCCATCGACTCTGTCGGTCGCCATGCGAACAGCCGCAACTCCGGCTACTCCATTTCTTCATATTGATCAGGAGACAGAATGCTCTTTTGAGGAGAGAAGAGCTGGTGTTGTTCTTTCTGAAACATCCAAAGCACATTGA
- the LOC141693678 gene encoding 65-kDa microtubule-associated protein 3-like isoform X2 — MFTNNNQFLQKETSQTTCDSLLSELQTIWDEVGESSSERDKMLVQLEQECLEAYKRRVDQASHNRNLMRQAVAESRAELAIICSAIGERMTPIKKFVQGTGSLKRELEAIMPELKEMRKRKVERLNQFAEVVDKIYNISKELYISDKDYSDIKVMDESDLSLKTLDGLKSQLHDLEKEKSDRLKLVLDLLNTLNSLCVVLGVDFQQTVRDVQLTLDDSSSKNYSVDTVERLSTAVSNFKEVKIQRLQKAEAEVLRLQQIKSCKMKEVICKKRLDLEDRCRKAHMIAEANNAANYSVEAIASGTVDPSYLLEQIELQISKVKEEAFSRKDILEKVDKWLAACEEECWLEEYNRDDNRYNSGRGTHLVLRRAEEARVVVNKIPAMVEALLLKIRAWELDRRTEFLYDGVPLTSMLEQYNTLRQEKEQDRQRQRDQKKLHRQLLAKQEVLFGSKPSPVTSGNKGSRTNTREAMNKRCSHVGDIQQTPMGRTAKSSQTVTSSYSAKQHSLQNQPSGGYGASSSGKRSLRVTSLLDAQHPSIASNARETRTTREPLSPANSSILSANSAANIQFESIPQCVVLDRTPPSKKIPLAISQKSDSSINENKTPEKMPIPVPTTPSTLSVAMRTAATPATPFLHIDQETECSFEERRAGVVLSETSKAH; from the exons ATGTTCACCAATAATAATCAGTTCCTACAGAAGGAAACAAGTCAAACTACGTGTGATTCTCTATTATCAGAGCTGCAG ACAATTTGGGATGAAGTTGGGGAGTCTTCCAGTGAGAGGGACAAAATGCTCGTTCAACTTGAACAAGAGTGTCTAGAAGCATATAAAAGAAGAGTGGATCAAGCAAGCCATAACAGAAATCTTATGCGGCAAGCAGTTGCTGAATCCAGAGCCGAACTTGCTATCATCTGTTCTGCAATTGGGGAGAGAATGACACCAATAAAAAAG TTTGTGCAAGGTACTGGGAGCTTGAAGAGAGAACTGGAAGCAATCATGCCTGAACTAAAGGAGATGCGGAAGAGGAAAGTTGAGAGGTTGAATCAGTTTGCTGAAGTTGTGGATAAAATTTATAATATCTCAAAAGAGCTGTATATATCCGATAAAGATTACTCAGATATTAAGGTCATGGATGAGAGTGATTTGTCCTTGAAAACATTGGATGGGTTAAAGAGTCAGTTACATGACCTAGAGAAGGAGAAG AGTGACCGTTTGAAGCTGGTACTGGACCTGTTGAATACTTTGAATTCATTATGCGTGGTGCTTGGTGTGGATTTCCAACAGACAGTCAGAGACGTCCAGCTCACTCTTGATGATTCAAGCTCGAAAAATTACAGTGTTGATACAGTTGAGAGATTGTCTACTGCAGTATCTAACTTTAAAGAAGTGAAAATACAAAGATTGCAAAAG GCTGAGGCTGAAGTGCTGAGGCTACAGCAGATAAAGTCATGCAAAATGAAAGAAGTTATTTGTAAAAAGAGGTTAGACTTGGAAGACCGTTGCAGGAAGGCACACATGATTGCAGAAGCAAATAATGCAGCAAATTACTCAGTTGAGGCTATAGCGTCTG GAACCGTTGATCCTTCATACCTTCTTGAACAAATTGAGCTTCAAATCTCAAAGGTTAAAGAAGAAGCTTTTAGCAGGAAAGACATACTTGAGAAGGTTGATAAGTGGTTGGCGGCATGCGAAGAGGAGTGCTGGCTGGAGGAGTATAATAGG GATGACAATCGTTATAATTCTGGAAGAGGTACTCATCTTGTTTTAAGGCGTGCTGAAGAAGCTCGAGTCGTCGTGAATAAAATTCCAG CAATGGTGGAAGCGTTACTCTTGAAAATAAGAGCTTGGGAACTAGATAGGAGAACTGAGTTTTTATATGATGGG GTACCCCTTACTTCTATGCTCGAACAGTACAACACCTTAAGGCAAGAGAAAGAGCAAGATCGTCAAAGACAAAGG GATCAGAAAAAGCTTCATAGACAGCTACTAGCAAAGCAGGAAGTACTTTTTGGTTCAAAACCAAGTCCAGTAACAAGTGGAAATAAGGGTTCTAGAACAAATACAAGAGAAGCAATGAACAAAAGGTGCTCGCATGTAGGAGACATTCAGCAAACACCTATGGGGAGGACTGCTAAATCTTCTCAAACCGTCACGAGTAGTTACTCAGCGAAACAGCATTCTCTGCAAAACCAACCAAGTGGTGGCTATGGGGCTTCATCTTCTG gTAAGAGAAGCTTGCGTGTTACCAGTCTCCTAGATGCACAACATCCTTCAATTGCTTCTAATGCACGTGAAACTCGAACCACTCGGGAGCCACTCTCTCCTGCAAATTCTTCCATTTTATCTGCAAATTCTGCTGCTAATATTCAATTTGAGAGCATTCCACAGTGTGTGGTTCTTGATAGAACACCTCCAAGTAAAAAAATTCCATTGGCCATTTCGCAGAAGAGTGATTCCTCTATTAATGAGAATAAAACTCCAGAGAAGATGCCTATTCCCGTGCCCACAACTCCATCGACTCTGTCGGTCGCCATGCGAACAGCCGCAACTCCGGCTACTCCATTTCTTCATATTGATCAGGAGACAGAATGCTCTTTTGAGGAGAGAAGAGCTGGTGTTGTTCTTTCTGAAACATCCAAAGCACATTGA